A stretch of DNA from Sulfolobales archaeon:
ATCTCACCTTTCCGAGTAGGCTTTATATTCTTTCCATCGTAAGTGAGCATCTTCAGCTCTTTCAGAAAGCTTATAACTTCTTCTATCTCTGAATCTTTTATATCTTTAAAACAGTAGCTTCTTCTCACAATTCTTTTAATATTTTCTATAGAAGCTTCTCCGCTCATTGAGATCCCTACTATTTGATGCGCTAGCACATCTAGAGGGTTAACTCTCACTCTAGCACTCTCAAGATTTCTTCTATTAATCCTCAGATCTGAGGCTCTTCTAGCTAATACACTGCTTTCAGCAATATCAAATAAGTTTAGCATAGGTATTACAAAGCCTCTAGATGGGATCTGCTCTCTATGACCGCTTCTCCCGATTCTCTGAATAAGCTTAGTCACCTGTCTAGCCGAAGAGATCTGAATCACATTCTCTAGAACTCCTATATCTATACCCAGCTCTAAACTTGATGTTGCTATGACTCCATCTATAAGACCTTCTCTAAGACTTTTTTCTGCTTCAACCCTCTCATCTTTCGAAAGAGATCCGTGGTGTACTAGCATGTTCAAACCTTTAAGTCTCAAAGCACTACCTATGTACTCAGCTTGATCTCTTGTGTTTGTGAAGATTAGAACAGGTTTCTTCAATCTCTCAAGCAATCTCTCGAGCATTTCGATTCTTATATCGCTTTCATCACTATAATGCGATCTGCGATCTATGAGATTCGGTATCACTATATTTACAAGATACTCTTTTCCAGATGATACATCGATTATATCATAGGCTCTGTTCACTCCTGCCAGAAATCTGGCAACCAGATCAGGGCTTCCAACAGATCCTGATACTCCTATTCTCATATGAGGTCCTGAAATCTCCCACAGTCTTTCTAGAGCTACACTGAGTTCACAACCTCTCTCACTATCAATAAGTTCATGTATTTCGTCTACTATTACATACTCAAGATCTCTGAACGCTTCTATGAGAGCTCTTGATGCTAAGATATTCTGAAGGCTTTCTGGTGTTGTGATCAGCATTATAGGAGGTTTCTCTCTGATTCTTTTTCTCTCACTATAAGATGTATCTCCATGCCATACTCTGATCTCTAGACCTAAGAACTTGAATAATTCAATCAATCTCTCAAACAGATCTCTATTTAAAGCTCTTAAAGGAGTTATATAGAGAATCTTTATTCCACTAGTAGCACTGCTACTCCTCCTATAGAGGATCTTTGAAAGTATTGGTAGTAGCACAGCATATGTTTTACCAGTTCCTACCGGAGCTATCACAAGAAGATGTTTTAGACTGCTACTCTCCTTAACATTATCTGATGTCTTCATCAGATATCTTATAACCTCTTCCTGGACCTTAGTAAGACTTTTAAACCTCAGGATCTTATCAATGGCTTCTCTTACTAGAGGATGTAGATTTTCCATCAGGTTCATTATTCTCACACTATCTAGAGCCTGCATCCACCAGCTCGATCTCTCTAGGTACTCTGGCTCTCATGGAGCGTTTTATGATTCGTGAGAATATTAGAGTAGCGTTCATTTCTTAGTTTTCTTTAAAATCTTTCTTTTAGCAGTTTCTTCTGTCTCAGCTTTTTCAGTTTTTTCACCACCTTTGGTTTTCCTTCTCGCAGTTCTCCTTCTAGTTCCGAGATACTGTGATACCTCTTCTAAGCTTTTAGAACCTTGGATCAGCTGATCCCATAGTTCTGTAGCCTGGATCATTATATTGATCTGATCTAACGTGAAATGACCTTCCTCTTCAATATCTTCGTATTCCTCCTCTTCCTCCTCTTCTCCGATCTCTTCAATATATTCATCTTGTTCGCTCTCGCTCATGGAGGTGACCTGGCTAATGTTATTATATATGTTCTAGCTATATTAATTTTCTTGATTCATATCCTGAGTTAGGTATCTATCTCTTCTCTCTTCAGTATTTCCTCTGATACTTTTTCAACTAGATTCTTATTCCACTTTTCATAATGTTTTATAACGATCCACACTCTAACAAGTCTTTCATATTCTATGCAATCTGTCTCAATACTCTCGCCAGATACTGTCTCTACTATTATCTTAGATTTTCTAACCTTACTATCACTACAGTCTTGCATAATACTTTTTCTTATAAGACCGTTAAGAGCCATACCTTCTAAATCTAGATAGTGAACTTTTCTACTCACTACAAGACACCTAATAAGAACTCTATTATTCTAGTATAATAAAAATTCAGGAGTCATCTATCTCTAGTGATCTCCTATTAGAAGAAGAGGTTTCACATCTTATATGTAGAACTCATTCTAAAAGAAGTTCTACTACCTACAATGACTTATAAACCGGATAAGCCTATAATAATAAGTCGTGGGTTTGAGAGCAGATGATGTTCTGTCCTAAATGTGGAGGTATAATGATCCCTGTACACTCTAAAGATAAGATGATTTTAAAATGTAGTAAGTGTGGATTTGAGGTTCACGCAACACAAGATGCTATACAAAGCTACTCTACCACTGTAAAGCCTTCGAGTGAGAGTAGGATTAAAACATCGAAGATAAGCGAATCTTCTTCTAAGATTCTTAGATCTCTAGAAGAGATAGAGCAAGAAAAGGAAGAGTTCTACGAGATATTCCTAGAGCTTTCCAGCGAAGAGAGTGAAGAGAAGGAATCTAGCGAGGAGTAATTCTTCTCTTTAGCAGGCTAGGTAGTTTTCTTCTATATCTTTCTAAAGATTCGAAGAGGAATAATCTTGATATAAGAAGTAGAATTGCTATGTTCTCAATAACAATCATAATAGATCCTATTATCGAATACTCCACGAACCTCGGATGTTCTATTAAACTAGATAGAACTAGAGGTCCTGTCACGGGATTAGATAGCAGTATGAACTTGTAGAGATCTGGAAGACCATAGAGATCTATGAAGAGAGATCCTATGAAGATCAGTACCAGAGGAATAGTGGGAAAACTTGAGAGAGATTGAGATATACGAACATCACTGCTCACAGCACCTATGAAAACTCCGAGGAGAGAGTAGAAGAACCCTGATAGAGCTATATAGAAGATAAGGATACCTATGACAATAGGCGACAACGGTGGAGATGTCTGATAGAGAGCGTATCCGGGAAAGATCTCTCCAAGTACACCAGCCGCACCGGGAAATACAGAGATCATAGTATTAAGAGAAGTAGCATTCATAGATGAAGGTATTGATAGAGTGAACATTTGAATGTATATATAATATCCGACTCCAAATCCCACAGATCCTAATATTCCCACAAACATCCCAGCCACAGACTTGGATAATATAATTAACTCTCTCTTCAAAGGCATTGTAAGCAGTATCTCCATCGTTTTCTCCTCATTCTCTACAGCTGTTGAGATCGCTGAATAACTTAGAGTAGATATTACTATCATCATAATTAGTACTAGAATTATAAGAGGTAGAATTATAAAGCTTTCCGCTAATGAGAATGGAAATAGAATCTTCTTTTCAGGCTCATAGTACATTAGGCTGTAGGAAGCAGGGTTCTTGATAAACTCAAGCTCTAGATCTGTTATATTTTTATATTTAGCGTATAGAGATGTAGATATAGTATTTATAAGCTCTTCTATTCGTGGGAGGATTGTCGAGATGCTCATCTGGTATGCAAGACTACCTCTATAAGGTGCTAGAATATACAGAGATAATTTACTACTACTAAGAATCCCAGGTATCGAGCTCATATTTATGACAACTATTGGATTATCAGCTGTCTTAGGAAGCTCGATAGAGTTGAGATAGTATATCTCAGGTGTGATTCTCATATTAGGAGCCAATGTTTTAAGGAGAAGTATGAACTCTTTTTCTATGGGTGTATCAGTGTAGTTATATAGATATATAGAGATCTTAAGCTCGCTAAGTGAAGAAGATATAGTACTTTGAAAAGCTGTCAAGCTTATAAATAATCCTAGTAGTGGCATTAATGCTATACCTAGGATCATTGGGATCCATATTCTAGGATCTCGTATCATATCGTAGAAATCTTTCTTAATCAGTACCTTGAGACTCATCAGATAGCCCTCCTTTCTCTAACAAGTTTTATAAAGGCCTCGTCTAGATCCCTACTACCGGTTATGCTAAGAAGATCTTTTATATATCCTTCGCTTAGTATGAGTCCTTCATCTATTATAGCCACGCGATCACATAGTTCTTCAGCTTCTTTCATTTCATGTGTTGAGAAGAGCACTGTTATACCTTTCTCTTTTGAGTATCTTCTTATAGTATCTCGAATCTCTTTCTTCTGAATCGGATCTAATCCTACGGTAGGTTCATCGAGTATAGCTACTCTAGGTCTGATCATGAGTGCTCTTGCAACTTGTATTCTTCTCTTCATACCTTTCGAATACTCTTTCATAGGTCTTCTGAGATCTCTCTCGGAAAGCCCTGATATTTTAATTCCCTCTTCTAGAACTTCATCTGCCTCTTTACCTCTATAATAGATCCTTGAAATCATATCTAGATACTCTATACCTTTAATATTCTTATAAGAACCAGCTTCCTCTGGAAGATAACTAATGATCTTTCTTACATTTTCAGCATCTCTAACCACATCAAAACCTTCTACATAGGCTTCACCATATGTGGGAAGTATCAGAGTAGATAGAATTCTAAAAGTAGTAGTCTTGCCAGCACCATTAGGTCCTATAAGTCCGTAAACCTCGCCTTTCTCAACGCTAAAAGAAATACCTTTCAAAGCTTCGAAAGAACCGAATCTCTTCACTAGATTCCTCACTATAACAGCTTTATCACTGTTTTTCATAAGTTGAACCTTCTGAGACCCATAGAATAGTTTCATCTAATGTTTTTAAGCATTCTCAGATTAGTTTTGATGGTGAACCTGATATTGCCTATAGAAGTGAAGGATCTAAATAAATTTATAGAGATAGCCTCTAGAGCTATAGAATGCAGGGTTGTCAGAGGTGGAGAAAAAAGATCTTCTAAGATCAAGGCTAGAACTAGGAGATACCTCTACACCTACGTAGTTAAAGAAGAAGATCTAGAGGGTTTGATCTCGAAACTTAAAGAGGTGTGCAAGAACCTAGTAGAGATAGGTAGCTAATGCCTCAAGAAATCTTCGACAAGATGAGGATTCTCTGGTTCGGGAAAGAGCTAGATCTTAGCGGACATAATATCTGGAGATTTAACTATTCATTAAGAGTAAAAGATTTCGGGATAAGTGATAGAGAACCTCCTCTTTATATAGTTATTGAGCATCTGCTTTTAGCCGAGAATGGAAAATACATTCTCAGAGTCTCAACTTCTCAAGGGATCTTATACGAAGAAAGATCCTTGGGCAATGTGAAAGATATTGATGCAGGAATACAGCTTCTAAACCTGATCTATGCTTATGTGAATAGCTATAAAGATAGAGCTAGAAGTTTTAATGCTGAAGTGGTGGAATATATAAATCCTCTCAACGCTTACAAAGAGATCTATGAAACTCTAGAAAATACGAAACCTCCCGTATTCTCAAATCTTTTGGAAAGAATAGACATTATAGATGATATTCATAACATTTACTCTCAGATGATTCTAAATGTTAATTGGAGGTATATTCTTAGATTCGAATCATATGCAGATCTCGAGCAAGAAGACGTGTAGATCGGTGCTCATAGAGATCTACTATATATAAGATTTGAACTATTACTCCTACTAGGGTGTTTAAGATAGCAGGTGTAAAAAGAGTTGTTCTAGACAATGCATCTCATCATCCTCAAAATAAAGAGTTCAGCGAGCTAGCTAAATGGCTTTCAGAAAGACTAGGTGTTGAACTGAAGATCATCGAGGAAGATTATGTGTACGCTAACGAGCATGGCGAGAAAGATGATTTCGGATTCGCATGGCTTCCACAACTATTTGTAGAACTTGATGATGGAAGAGTTGTACTCGTTCTCTCTAAGATACCATTTAACACAGCAACTTTAAAACCAGATCTCGATGAAGCCAAAAAGATCATAGAGGCTAAGCTGAGAGATATAGGAGTTTTATAAGGATTCTAAGGCTCAAGCTCTCACTCTATAAACTCCTCGAATAAGATCTAGGTCTTATCTTTTAAATGAATGCTTATATTGGTTTTTAATCTATCATAGTTGGTGAAAGTCCATTTGTGTTAAGGATCTACAATACTCTTAGTAAGAGCATTGAGGAGTTTAAAAGTTCTTCAGAAGGTATTGTAAAAGCATATTTCTGCGGACCTACACCCTACGATCATACTCATCTAGGTCATGCTAGATCTTATGTAGCATTTGATTTTCTTAAGAGACATATAATGTCTAAAGGTTATAATGTCATCCATGTTCAGAATATAACTGACATAGATGATAAGATCATAAAAAGATCTCAGGAAGAGAAAAAAGATTGGAAAGAGATCGTCGATTACTATAGTAAGGAGTACATGGATCTAATGAAGCAACTAGGTATAAGCATTGATCTTCATCCTAGAGTTACAGAGCATATAGAGGATATAATAAGTTTCATCCAAGGACTCATAGATAAGGGTCATGCATATGTAGCTCCTAGCGGGTCTGTATACTTCGATGTGACGACATATAGCGACTACGGGAGACTTAGTGGAAGAAGATTTCAAGAAGAATGGCGTCAGGAAGAAGAGTTTGTGAGAGAGAAAAAGAATCCATACGATTTCGCCCTATGGAAAGCAGCTAAACCTGGAGAACCTTACTGGAATTCCCCGTGGGGGAGAGGCAGACCAGGTTGGCATATTGAGTGTAGTGTTATGAGCTCTAAGTATCTGGGATCTGAGATTGATATTCATGGAGGAGGTCAGGATCTTATATTTCCCCATCATGAAAATGAGAGAGCTCAGAGCGAGAGCTACTTCGGTAGATCTGGGTGGGTTAGATACTGGGTTCACATAGGCTATCTAACCATATCCGGCGAGAAAATGAGTAAAAGTCTTGGAAATATAGTGCTCCTCAAAGATGCCATAGCTAAGTGGTCTCCTCAAGTTATCAGACTCTGGATCTTTTCAGCTCACTATAGAAAGCCTTTAGATTATAAGGAAGA
This window harbors:
- a CDS encoding RNA polymerase subunit Rpo13 — its product is MSESEQDEYIEEIGEEEEEEEYEDIEEEGHFTLDQINIMIQATELWDQLIQGSKSLEEVSQYLGTRRRTARRKTKGGEKTEKAETEETAKRKILKKTKK
- the cysS gene encoding cysteine--tRNA ligase — encoded protein: MLRIYNTLSKSIEEFKSSSEGIVKAYFCGPTPYDHTHLGHARSYVAFDFLKRHIMSKGYNVIHVQNITDIDDKIIKRSQEEKKDWKEIVDYYSKEYMDLMKQLGISIDLHPRVTEHIEDIISFIQGLIDKGHAYVAPSGSVYFDVTTYSDYGRLSGRRFQEEWRQEEEFVREKKNPYDFALWKAAKPGEPYWNSPWGRGRPGWHIECSVMSSKYLGSEIDIHGGGQDLIFPHHENERAQSESYFGRSGWVRYWVHIGYLTISGEKMSKSLGNIVLLKDAIAKWSPQVIRLWIFSAHYRKPLDYKEEALEQASRLYKKIRTSYELLLRIISENPIEHKLKEKELSIWREIDSIQIDFESALDNDLNTPEALAQVNRLITLINSEIITSNSSSLALKALKTLERMDRILGILPIERSSLRSEDLEDMIRLVVEIRRRLRKKKLYEEADWIREELMRRGVRLLDRGEETTWIRE
- a CDS encoding DNA-directed RNA polymerase subunit M, with protein sequence MMFCPKCGGIMIPVHSKDKMILKCSKCGFEVHATQDAIQSYSTTVKPSSESRIKTSKISESSSKILRSLEEIEQEKEEFYEIFLELSSEESEEKESSEE
- a CDS encoding ABC transporter permease translates to MSLKVLIKKDFYDMIRDPRIWIPMILGIALMPLLGLFISLTAFQSTISSSLSELKISIYLYNYTDTPIEKEFILLLKTLAPNMRITPEIYYLNSIELPKTADNPIVVINMSSIPGILSSSKLSLYILAPYRGSLAYQMSISTILPRIEELINTISTSLYAKYKNITDLELEFIKNPASYSLMYYEPEKKILFPFSLAESFIILPLIILVLIMMIVISTLSYSAISTAVENEEKTMEILLTMPLKRELIILSKSVAGMFVGILGSVGFGVGYYIYIQMFTLSIPSSMNATSLNTMISVFPGAAGVLGEIFPGYALYQTSPPLSPIVIGILIFYIALSGFFYSLLGVFIGAVSSDVRISQSLSSFPTIPLVLIFIGSLFIDLYGLPDLYKFILLSNPVTGPLVLSSLIEHPRFVEYSIIGSIMIVIENIAILLLISRLFLFESLERYRRKLPSLLKRRITPR
- a CDS encoding ABC transporter ATP-binding protein; this translates as MKNSDKAVIVRNLVKRFGSFEALKGISFSVEKGEVYGLIGPNGAGKTTTFRILSTLILPTYGEAYVEGFDVVRDAENVRKIISYLPEEAGSYKNIKGIEYLDMISRIYYRGKEADEVLEEGIKISGLSERDLRRPMKEYSKGMKRRIQVARALMIRPRVAILDEPTVGLDPIQKKEIRDTIRRYSKEKGITVLFSTHEMKEAEELCDRVAIIDEGLILSEGYIKDLLSITGSRDLDEAFIKLVRERRAI